Proteins from a genomic interval of Nasonia vitripennis strain AsymCx chromosome 3, Nvit_psr_1.1, whole genome shotgun sequence:
- the LOC100115982 gene encoding uncharacterized protein LOC100115982 isoform X9 gives MPAVTRIEDSSQASTANNNKNNVSSKMTNGKLDSYNRCSNPFRIPQHFKMSGLRNVPRLIRERLAHVHFGAKICCSCRHRVYAMLKERKQLKPSVRLRNSCNLDRRRSEQPKSQPQPSQQQRRSEPPVPVAAASAVKQVTMTVTASSEADKRAIESLFNEDEQDIAGSSGASCAVSNLEVESSALLVHAMSRRSRPQPQQQQQQQQLSLAEPEKEGPVRQICCFCGLTEDNEVEFGKFYHHRGIVTHYYCLLLSSNMEQKGNDDEGILGFLADDIQKEIRRGKRLVCSYCKKNGATLGCCNAKCKRIFHFPCGLKAGSLHQFFGEFRSYCINHRPKQKIDDRVKKEIENMKNILCYICYEDVAPLDSNGTLWAPCCKKNAWFHRKCVQQLAMSAGYFFKCPLCNNKREFQTAMLEYGIYIPRQDASWELVPNAFQELLYRHDRCDAAACLCPKGRTYTSSNAKWELILCRMCGSQGTHIFCGGLKWVSPVWECQECISITKKSTENIVTTDDSTTRSNDIPNQRETTLNVTIRESDEDSDSDISVGNESIPLETNLTNIPAILPEVKLRPGPRSFKMQQVQKLQSSDAYKEIVNQSNNSLNHSNTTVNNAASNNDGIATLSAVPAKVNNDVICIDSDDEAIEIVCENVTKRHRHQSELVRASTSNSSNFSNRMNCVSPKVTNVLPEETDDSPFNIIISNVTSLAPEFFASVPEPTEEEEMEQGDCDLPIQVPDTPSTNGLKRSHPSDEEIEVLIVNEASKRARLENNTTIDHNVVNSLPEKVTSVIQNDESSSSRIGGQNSVEPELLSNVKDSPSKTETQALASTGSADEASSSHDNFYAWGSNSVTGMQARDLRYLTPMANPGQKKPLPPPTSKTNYQILLNQLTRNAQSTDPSLRFRLYVLNLSPTSINLPSLIY, from the exons ATGCCAGCGGTTACGCGTATCGAGGACTCATCGCAAGCAAGCACCGCGAACAACAACAAGAACAACGTCTCCAGCAAGATGACGAACGGAAAGCTTGATTCGTATAACCGCTGTAGCAATCCGTTTCGGATCCCGCAACACTTTAAGATGAGTGGGCTGCGTAACGTGCCGCGACTGATCCGTGAACGACTGGCACACGTGCACTTCGGAGCGAAAATATGCTGTAGCTGCCGCCACCGCGTCTACGCGATGCTCAAGGAACGTAAACAGCTAAAACCTTCTGTCAGGCTCAGGAACAGCTGCAACTTGGACAGAAGACGTTCCGAACAGCCGAAATCGCAGCCGCAGCCAAGTCAACAGCAGAGAAGGAGCGAGCCTCCTGTTCCTGTCGCGGCTGCTAGTGCTGTCAAGCAGGTGACGATGACGGTGACGGCAAGCAGCGAAGCTGATAAGAGGGCGATCGAGAGTTTGTTCAACGAGGATGAGCAGGATATAGCCGGTTCATCTGGAGCTAGCTGCGCGGTTTCTAACCTAGAAG ttgagtCGAGTGCGCTGTTGGTTCACGCCATGTCGAGGCGCAGCAGACCTCAgccgcagcaacagcagcagcagcagcagctgagtCTGGCCGAGCCAGAAAAGGAGGGTCCTGTCAGGCAAATCTGCTGCTTTTGCGGTCTGACCGAGGACAATGAGGTGGAATTTGGCAAGTTTTATCATCACCGTGGCATTGTCACCCACTACTATTGTTTG ctTTTATCCTCCAATATGGAACAGAAAGGAAATGACGACGAAGGAATTCTAGGATTTTTAGCAGATGATATACAGAAAGAAATACGAAGAGGAAAAAGACTT GTGTGCTCTTATTGCAAAAAGAATGGGGCAACTTTGGGATGCTGTAATGCAAAATGTAAACGtattttccattttccgtGTGGTTTAAAGGCTGGATCTTTACATCAGTTTTTTGGAGAATTCAG GTCCTACTGTATCAATCATAGACCAAAACAAAAGATTGATGACAGagttaaaaaagaaatcgaaaatatgaaaaacatATTATGTTACATTTGCTATGAAGATGTTGCGCCATTAGATAGCAATGGAACACTGTGGGCGCCATGTTGTAAGAAAAATGCCTGGTTTCATCGCAAATGTGTTCAa caACTTGCTATGAGTGCAGGATACTTCTTCAAGTGCCCACTGTGCAACAATAAAAGAGAATTTCAAACTGCCATGTTAGAGTATGGAATATATATTCCAAGACA GGATGCATCTTGGGAACTCGTGCCAAATGCGTTTCAAGAATTATTGTACAGACATGATCGTTGTGATGCTGCTGCATGCTTATGTCCTAAAGGCAGGACGTATACCAGTAGTAACGC TAAGTGGGAGTTGATTTTATGCCGAATGTGTGGATCACAAGGGACCCATATCTTTTGTGGTGGGCTGAAATGGGTGAGTCCGGTATGGGAATGCCAAGAGTGTATTAGTATAACAA aAAAATCCACTGAGAACATAGTAACGACTGATGATTCTACGACTAGGTCGAATGATATTCCTAATCA aagAGAAACTACGCTTAACGTTACAATAAGAGAATCCGATGAAGATAGTGACTCCGATATTTCTGTCGGAAATGAATCCATACCATTAGAAACTAATTTAACTAACATTCCAGCTATTTTACCTGAAGTAAAATTGCGCCCTGGACCGCGATCATTTAAAATGCAACAAGTTCAGAAGTTACAAAG cTCCGACGCTTACAAAGAAATCGTCAACCAATCTAACAATAGTCTCAATCATTCTAATACAACAGTTAATAATGCTGCTTCAAACAATGACGGTATTGCGACGCTTTCAGCTGTTCCCGCAAAAGTAAATAACGATGTTATTTGTATAGATAGCGACGACGAAGCTATTGAG ATTGTTTGTGAAAATGTGACGAAAAGGCATCGTCATCAAAGCGAATTGGTTCGTGCGAGTACTAGTAACTCATCAAATTTCTCGAACCGAATGAATTGCGTTTCGCCAAAGGTCACGAACGTATTACCCGAAGAAACAGATGACTCCCCGTTTAACATAATAATTAGCAACGTCACCTCGCTGGCACCCGAGTTCTTTGCCAGCGTGCCTGAACCAACGGAAGAGGAAGAAATGGAACAAGGGGATTGCGACTTGCCGATCCAAGTGCCTGATACTCCTTCAACGAACGGGTTGAAAAGAAGTCACCCGAGTGACGAGGAAATCGAGGTTTTGATCGTGAACGAGGCGTCCAAGCGCGCACGCCTCGAGAACAATACAACCATAGATCATAATGTCGTAAATAGCTTACCCGAGAAGGTAACAAGTGTTATACAAAATGACGAAAGCAGCAGCTCGAGGATCGGCGGGCAAAATTCGGTGGAACCTGAGCTGTTGTCCAATGTAAAGGATAGCCCGAGCAAAACTGAAACCCAAGCTCTTGCATCAACAGGATCTGCGGACGAGGCGTCTTCCTCTCACGATAAC TTTTACGCTTGGGGTTCTAACAGTGTCACGGGGATGCAGGCACGGGACCTGCGATACTTAACACCGATGGCCAATCCCGGGCAGAAGAAGCCGCTACCGCCGCCGACATCCAAGACGAACTACCAGATTCTCCTCAATCAGCTGACACGAAATGCCCAGTCGACCGACCCGAGCTTGCGAT TCCGGTTGTATGTTCTGAACCTTTCCCCGACATCCATCAATCTTCCATCACTGATCTATTGA